CGTCTCCATGATCACGGTCGGCTTCTTGCCCGCGCTCTTCTTGCCCTTGCCGCCCTTGCCGCCACCGAGGCTCTTGAAGGCGCCGGTCACCTTGTCCTTGGCCCGTGAGGCGCCGAGTTCCAGCGCGGAGCGCAACGGCCCCTTGCCCTCGGCGAGCTTCTTACCGCCGTCGAGGGCGAGTTTGGCGAAGCCGGGGCTGTTGCCCTCGGCGATGTCGTTGAGCTTGGACGTGGTGTCGCCGAGCTTGTGACCGACGCCGGTCAGCAGGCGCGTGGCCTGGGCGGCGAGGTACTCCTGCACCTCTTCCTTGAGCCGGTCGGCGGCCTCGCTGTGAGCGATGCCGGAGAGCGGGCCGCCGTTGCCGCCGGCCGCCTCGCCCGCGGCGCCGGAAGCCGCGGAGGTCGCGGACTTGGCGGATCCGAGTGTCTCGGTCATCGGTCTCCGCCTCCCTTCGGCCGCCGGGACCGGGACGTGGTGCCCGAGGCGGTCTTCGCTGCGGTCCTCGCGCCCGTCTTCCCGGCCGACGCGGTCTTCTTGGCGGCCGGCGTGCGGGCCGGGGACTTCCTGGCGGGCGCCTTCTTCGCGGGCGCCTTCTTCGCCGACTTCTTGGCCGGCGCCTTCTTCGCCGCGGTCCTCCTCGGCGGCGCCTCCTCCTCGTCGTCCTGTTCGTCGTCCGGTTCGTCGTCGGCGTCCTCGGCCTCGTCGGCGCTGTCCTGAGCGTCCTCGTCCTCGTCCGCATGGGCGTCCTGAGGCTCGTCGTACTCCTCGTCCGCCTCGTCGTCCGCGTCGCCGTCCGTGTCCTTGCCCGGCACGACGCCCTCGAGCTGGTCGCGCACCTCCGCGGTGCGGCCGTGCAGACGGTCGGCCAGCGCCTCGATCTGCCGCTCGACCATCGCCCCGGAGGCCGCCTTGCCGACGCCGCGCAGGTCGGTGCGCAGCTGGTCGCCGATCTCCTTGAACTGCGGGTTGTCCCGCAGCTGCTGGGAGACCAGGTCGGCGATGCCCTTGGGCGTGAGGTTCAGCTTCTTGCCCGCGACCATCGAGCCCACGGCCAGAGCGAGCTTCAGCTTCCTGGTACGTCCGAGGAGGTACCCGGCCCCTACCGCGAGGCCCAATCCCATTCGGTTCATCCTGCCCACCCGTCGTCCGTTCCCGCGCTCCTGCGCGTCGCGCTCTCCATCCGGTCGAGGAGTTCGTCCTCCTGGCGGTCGAACTCCTCCTCCGTGATCTCACCGGCGTCCAACTGCTCCTCCAGCCGGGCGAGTTCGGCCCGAATGGTGCTCGGGTCGTAATAGATCCGCTCTGCCTCCTTCAGTACCTGGCCCATCACCCAGCCGCTGCCGCGGACCGGGGCGAACGGCAGAAGAAGGACCTCTGAGATGAGTCCCATGACACGCCTACTCCCGGGTCGTGCCGGCGGGTTCGGGTTCGGCCGGACCGGGCTCCACGAAGCTGTACGGCGGCAGCGGGCCGTTGACCCGCACCTCGAGATGCGGGCGGCCCTTGCGGAGCTCCTCCGCGGCCTCCAGGAACCCGGCCGCCGAGTCGCGGTCCACCAGGAAGGACAGGTTGACCAGCCAGCCCGTGGACTCGGGGCCCACGCTGACGTGCGCGGCGAGCGGCTCGAGCTGCTGCCGCACATCCGCCGCGTCCTCGGCCTCCTTGGCCTTGACCGCTGCGGCCACCATCTCGCCGAGCTGCAGACGCTGCTCGTAACTGCCGCCGCCCGACTGACGGTTGGCCTCGGCCAGACCGCGCAGTTCGGGGCTCTCGGCCATCACCTGGTGCAGCACGGCCTCTTCGACGTGCGAGGCCTTGACGTTGTACTCCACCCGGCCCTCGAGGACGTCCAGACGCTCCTTGTAGTGCCCGGCGCGCTCGGCGAGGACTCCGGTGACGGAGCTGTCGTCGGGTGCGACGCTGCCGAACCGCATGGGCAGCACACAGCCGCCGGCGCCCGCCTCGGCGAGCACGGTCTGGTGGGCGAGCAGCTCCCTGCGCTTGGGCCGCAGCCCCTCGGGGGCGTCGCTGACGATCGCCGCCAGCTCGCCCTCCGTCAGGACGCGCACCGGCAGCGGCGGCTCGCCGACACCGGCCAGGCCGTCGGGAAGGGCGGGGTGCGACCGCGCGACGATGCCGTACACGTACGTGCTCACTCCTGCTCCTCCTTCCGGCGCGCGGATGTGCTCTTACGGGCCCGGGGCCTGGCCTCGCGTTCCCGCTCCTCGGAGGAGTCGTCGCCACGGGCCTGCTTGAACGCGTCGGAGATGGTCTCCGCCGCGCCCGACAGTGCTCCCTTGGACTTGCCGCGGGCGCCGGACTCGGTCATCTCGCCGACGAGGTCGGGCAGGCCGGGGTCCTTGCGCGGTCCTGCCTCCAGGTCGAGCCGGTTGCACGCCTCGGCGAAGCGCAGATAGGTGTCGACGCTGGCCACCACGACCCTGACGTCGATCTTGAGGATCTCGATGCCGACCAGGGACACCCGCACGAACGCGTCGATGACGAGACCCCTGTCGAGGACGAGCTCCAGCACGTCGTAGAGGCCGCTGGAGCCGCCTCCCCCGCCGGTCTGTTGTGCCGGGACAACGGTCATGTCTACCGCGCCTCCTTGTCTTGGAGTTCTTGGAGTTCTTGGAGTTCTTGGAGTTCTTGAAGTTCTTGAAGTTCTTGGAGTTCTTGAAGTTCTTGAAGTTCTTGAAGTGGATGGTCGGGAACCTGTACGGGCCGGCGGCCTAGCGGCCGCCCTGCCGATGTGCGTCGGCCCGCCCGCGCTCGTAGCGGCGGACACGCCGGTAGCCGGTCAGCTGACCGCCGGAATCGAGGTCGACCTGATAGCTCGCCATCAGGCTCATCGTGTCCGGCACCCGGGCCAGCTCCATGACCTCGATCTCCAGGGACCAGCCGTCCTCGGTCTGCTCGAAGGACGAGACGCTCTCGGCGCTCATGCCGGTCAGCTCCGCGAGCTGGGCGCGCGCCTGGCGCAGCACGTCCATGGGGCCCGGCCGGTCGTCTGCCACGTCGTCTCCGCCTCTCCCGCGCCGAGGGCTCCGTCGTCTGTCCGGATTCCTCGAATCGTCGGCACTGTCAGAACTGTCAGAAGTGCTCGAACGGTGGGAACTGCTCGAGCGGTCGGAATGGTCTGGGGAGTCAATGTCGTCCCGATCGCGCGAACCGTCGGGATCGCGGGATCGATGTGTGTGTGAAGTGCTTTTCGTGTTCATCGTGGCCACCTCTCCCTTCGGGTGGCCGGAACTCCCTTGACCAAACCTTCACGAGCCCCGTAGTGCGTCGAGCCGGCGTCGGGCCGGGCCCAGCGCGCGCCCCCGTCCCGACGTCCCTGACCAGGGCCGCGTGCGGGCCTGGGCGACGGCGTCGGCGATGGTCCAGCGGCGCGGGCCGAGATCGGGATCGTCGAGCTGCGCCCAGCTGATCGGCGTGGCGACGGGCGCCCCCGGCAGCGCGCGCACCGTGTAGGGGGCGACGGCGGTCTGCGCGTACCCGTTGCGCTGGACGTCCAGGTAGAGCCGCTCCCCGCGGTCCTTCTTGCGGGCCGCCGTGGTCAGCCGGTCGGGATGCTCGGCGGCGAGAGTTGCGGCGACGTCCCGGGCGAACGCGCGGACCTCGTCGAAGTCGTCCTGCCCGTCGACCGGGACCACGACGTGCAGCCCGCGCGAGCCGGTCGTCATCAGGTCGGCGGGCAGGCGCAGCTCGCCGAGGAGTTCGCGCAGCCACCCGGCCGTCTCGCGAACGGCGGCGAAGCGGGAGCCGTCCGCCGGATCGAGGTCGAAGACCATCAGATCGGGGCGGTCGGCCCGGTCGGACCGGGACAGCCAGCGGTGCAGAGTGACACACGCCTGGTCGGCGAGGAACGCCAGCGTGGCGGCGTCGTCGCACACGGTGTGACAGACCGTGCCGCCCTCCTTCGCCAGCTCCACCCGCGTGATCCACTCGGGGTAGTGCTCCGGTGTGTTCTTCTGCATGAACCGCGGCCCGTCGACGCCGTCCGGATGCCGTTCCAGCATCAGGGGGCGGCCGCGCAGCTGCGGCAGCATGAACGGGGCGACGTCCCGGTAGTAGGCGACGAGGTCGGCCTTCGTGTACTCCTTCGCGTCCCCGCCGCCGGGGAAGAGCACCTTGTCCGGCCGGTGCACCTCCAGGGTCCGGCGGCCGGCGCGCACCGTGTGCACCGGGTCGCCGCTCACGGCGTGATCGCCTGCTCCACCAGCAGCCGTGCGGACGCGGCGATCGACTCGGCGTCGATGCCGGCGGCGTGCAGCTGCTCCGCCGGGCTCGCCGAACCGGGCATCGTCCGGACGGCGAGACGCACCAGGCGGGGCACCGGACGGCCGTCGAGGAAGGCGTCGAGGACCGCGTCCCCGAGGCCGCCCTCCGGGTGGTGGTCCTCCACGGTCAGCAGGCAGCCGGTCTCCTCGGCGGCGCGCCGCAGTGTGGCCCGGTCGACGGGTTTGACGGAGTACAGGTCGACGACCCGGACCGCGATGCCCTCGCCGTCGAGCGCGTCGGCGGCCTTCAGCGCCTCGTGCACGGTGACGCCGGCCGCGACGATCGTCATGCGGTCGTGCTCCGAGGAGCGCAGCACCTTGCTGCCGCCGACCGGGAACTCCTCGTCCGGCCCGTAGAGGACCGGCGCGGCCCCGCGCGAGGTGCGCAGGTAGCGCACGCCGTCCAGGCCCGCCATGGTGGCGACGAGCCGGGCGGTCTGGTTGGCGTCGCACGGGTACA
The window above is part of the Streptomyces sp. NBC_00425 genome. Proteins encoded here:
- a CDS encoding DNA primase, which encodes MNRMGLGLAVGAGYLLGRTRKLKLALAVGSMVAGKKLNLTPKGIADLVSQQLRDNPQFKEIGDQLRTDLRGVGKAASGAMVERQIEALADRLHGRTAEVRDQLEGVVPGKDTDGDADDEADEEYDEPQDAHADEDEDAQDSADEAEDADDEPDDEQDDEEEAPPRRTAAKKAPAKKSAKKAPAKKAPARKSPARTPAAKKTASAGKTGARTAAKTASGTTSRSRRPKGGGDR
- a CDS encoding gas vesicle protein GvpG — translated: MGLISEVLLLPFAPVRGSGWVMGQVLKEAERIYYDPSTIRAELARLEEQLDAGEITEEEFDRQEDELLDRMESATRRSAGTDDGWAG
- a CDS encoding GvpL/GvpF family gas vesicle protein — encoded protein: MSTYVYGIVARSHPALPDGLAGVGEPPLPVRVLTEGELAAIVSDAPEGLRPKRRELLAHQTVLAEAGAGGCVLPMRFGSVAPDDSSVTGVLAERAGHYKERLDVLEGRVEYNVKASHVEEAVLHQVMAESPELRGLAEANRQSGGGSYEQRLQLGEMVAAAVKAKEAEDAADVRQQLEPLAAHVSVGPESTGWLVNLSFLVDRDSAAGFLEAAEELRKGRPHLEVRVNGPLPPYSFVEPGPAEPEPAGTTRE
- a CDS encoding gas vesicle structural protein GvpA, whose protein sequence is MTVVPAQQTGGGGGSSGLYDVLELVLDRGLVIDAFVRVSLVGIEILKIDVRVVVASVDTYLRFAEACNRLDLEAGPRKDPGLPDLVGEMTESGARGKSKGALSGAAETISDAFKQARGDDSSEEREREARPRARKSTSARRKEEQE
- a CDS encoding gas vesicle protein GvpO, which produces MDSPDHSDRSSSSHRSSTSDSSDSADDSRNPDRRRSPRRGRGGDDVADDRPGPMDVLRQARAQLAELTGMSAESVSSFEQTEDGWSLEIEVMELARVPDTMSLMASYQVDLDSGGQLTGYRRVRRYERGRADAHRQGGR
- the ligD gene encoding non-homologous end-joining DNA ligase, which produces MSGDPVHTVRAGRRTLEVHRPDKVLFPGGGDAKEYTKADLVAYYRDVAPFMLPQLRGRPLMLERHPDGVDGPRFMQKNTPEHYPEWITRVELAKEGGTVCHTVCDDAATLAFLADQACVTLHRWLSRSDRADRPDLMVFDLDPADGSRFAAVRETAGWLRELLGELRLPADLMTTGSRGLHVVVPVDGQDDFDEVRAFARDVAATLAAEHPDRLTTAARKKDRGERLYLDVQRNGYAQTAVAPYTVRALPGAPVATPISWAQLDDPDLGPRRWTIADAVAQARTRPWSGTSGRGRALGPARRRLDALRGS